The Tamandua tetradactyla isolate mTamTet1 chromosome 23, mTamTet1.pri, whole genome shotgun sequence genomic interval CATTAGCTAAGTGATTTGCTCCCTAGTGTCAGCTCTGCTGCAGGTACAGTTATAATTGGTGTCACAAGAAAATAACATGTTGTATGATGTGGACTTTTGGGGTCACTTTTAAATAGTTGTAGTTGAGTTTCTTGATTCCAAAGTAGAATTACCAGGTGAAGGAATCAGGAAAGAGTACCTTTTGATAATTgtcccttttttctctctttgctttttttttggtctggggGATATTAGCCCAGAGCCCCTTGTACTTGTGTTTTTGCCTTTGCAGTTCCCGGATGATCGAGGTCCAGACCAAGATGGCTGAGCGAGCACTGGAGCTCCTCTCTTTGCCTGAAGGTCAGCCCTGTTACCTGCTGGATATCGGGTAAGCTCTTGGGTTGATTCTGAGGGTCCAGGTGGAACACCTCCCTTTGCTGCTCAACCtgtggtttctgtttgtttgtgacTTCCAGCTGTGGCTCTGGGCTGAGCGGAGATTACCTCTCGGATGAAGGGCACTACTGGGTGGGCATTGACATCAGCCCGGACATGTTGGGTAAGTGAGTCCCGTCGGACAGTGGGGTGGGTTCCTCGTGTGTGAGGACAGCTATTTCCATGACTTTGTCTTCTCCAATATAGATGCAGCGTTGGACCGAGACACAGAGGGCGATCTGCTTCTGGGAGACATGGGCCAGGGTGTCCCCTTCAAACCAGGGTCCTTTGACGGTTGTATCAGGTGAGagtcatttcttcctctttttaggCGTTGACCAAGGCTTCCCAAACCGGGCTGTGTAGCAGAATCACATAGCCTACTTAAAAATGTATGtctgggcagtgcaacggtggctcagtggtagaattctcacctgccatgctggaggcccaggttcgattcccagagcctgtccatgccaaaaaaaaaaaaaaaaaaagtgtgtgtgtgtactgggaATTTCAGATTTATAAGGTTAGAGTAAGGCCGAGaaacatttttgtatttcagaactctcttctccCGTAATGGTCTGTCTGCACTGCCAGGTTCAGGCACCACTAGTATAGATTCTGTTTGCtctgtgtgcatatgtgtttgtatgtgtgtagcAGGGGTGGTAGGGGAGGGTCCCAAGAGCCTTGTTGCCTTCTGTTTTGAGAATTCTGAAGTAGGGAATGGCCCAGGCAGTTGAGTCTCTTCAGAGGCTCAGTTCTTTCTAGGTGGTCAGAGTCAAGTAATTTGGACTTTGGGTGTGTACCTTGATAACAGattttagaaaatggaaattacTGTTAGAAGTGTaaagtttttctttgtcttctgtgGTAAGTTCTGTGCAATATCGGGTCTAGGGTCTTGGTGATGAGGATGGAggtagggaaaaggaaaggaagttgTAGCTTAATCTGGTAGAGACCCCCTGGATCCTAGATTGAGTGGTAGGAATTGCAGAGTTATCTGTGAGGAACTTTGGATTTGGAGATTTTATTCTAGGTAAGGAAATAGGTTATATCTGGAAACAAGTTTAAAACAAAGACCATTTCTAGGGTAGTGTTTTTTGTCGTGATTGGGTAAATTGTTCTAGGttgcaaaaaaaaatagcagttatGATCTGTGTGTTTTAAAAGTAGTCTTTTCTTTGTAAGAGAGTTGGTGTATccgtgttttgttttgttttgttttgttgataacacTGTGTGCAGTGCTGAGGAAATGTGGAAATAACACAGTCCCTGCCTTTAGAGTTTATTGGGCATGTAAGACACAGTTGGGCCAGGCAGCTAAACCCAGGCAAAGTGTGCACTAAGGGAGCCGGGCCTGCCAGACGAGGCTCTGAAGGGGAGCAGGAGCGTGCAGCAAAGCCTCAAGAAGGAGGAGGTTTGGGGCTGTCTTGAAGGctgaaggaattcagactcaaGGAGAGGGTTTCTGAGTGAAGGAGCGGTGTGAGCAGAGGTACAGAACTGGGTGGAGAAAGGAGCCCATCAGAGGGAGGAATGAAAAAGATCATGGAAGATGAGGTTGGGCAGGACGTGGGGAGCTGTCAAAAATTTTCAAGCTGGGGAATGACAGGATCCGGTTTTTGTTTTAGGAAGATTCTTGTAAGGTGAAAGAGGGTttctgaaataatctaattaaggtGGTAATGAATGCAGACCCAGGAGAGGGATAGGGGAAAGTAAAGCTGGGAGAGGCAGTTGGACAAACCAGCGGGGCTTGGGGGTGGATGGGCTTCTCTGGATGTGTGGGCATGTCACTGAGGAGAAGCAGGCCAGAAAGCAGAGTATATTACATGTTCAAGGACTATGAAGACACTTTAACAGGTGCAGTTGAAGGAAACAGTTTGGGGGGAGGGTGAACGAATGTCTGTGTATATTGACTGTAGGGCATGTTTCCCTTGAATGGAGGAAGGAACAAAGGGTTAGTTAGCTGGACAGAGGCAGCCTTGACACACTTGagtatttaaatttaagttccGAGGCATTTAGAAACAAGGTTGAGGCAGTACTTCCTTGGGCCTGCTGCAAGGAAGTCAGCATTGACTTCTGGATACCGAGTGGGGTCCAGTGTTGTAGAACAGTGACTTAGGTGGACCTGCACATTCCAAGACAGGGAGCTGTGGTAGGAGGGCTTCACCTGGAGATCAGTGATGGATGGTGTCAGTCTCAAAAGGGTAGATGTGGTGGGGGCGAGGGGGGATGGTGTGCAATTTCCCGACCAGGCTCTTTTCTTATTAGCATTTCTGCTGTGCAGTGGCTCTGCAATGCTAACAAGAAATCTGACATCCCTGCCAAGCGCctgtactgctttttttcttctctttattcgGTTCTGGTGAGTATGAGATTCCCTCCCCATTTGGGCCCTCCTTCACCTTGCAGCTGGAATGATGAAGTGAAGGTCTCCTAGGGAAAGGCCATTCACATGGGACTCCAGGGGGTGGCAGGACCTTATTGTGATCACTTGTCCCAAGTTCAGGTTCTGTGGGCCATCTTGATTTACTGGCTTGGAATAGGGCCTACTTCTGTTGAGGACATTTCCTGTATCTGCTATGCCGAAATTTAATCAGAAGTTGGTTTGGGGGCATGGCATGAGCAGAGTGAGGATAGGGACATTGTGTCTGGTCACAACAGAAAACATCTGTCAGTGTACACATCTCCGAGACTTACCGCTGCACCCCACCTCCCATCCCAACACTTTGCTCTGCTAGGGAACTGGGTGGTTATTTGCCACTGAGAGAGTCTGTATTAGCTTTATCTGGTCTTTAAACAGACtgtattttgatttcttttatttactagGATCCAAGTCCTGAAAAtgagttattttccttttctaaaggaACTGGATGTGTGTAGGTCTCTTTAGTGTCCCCTCCTTCACTGGCTTACCTCGGATGGGTTGTTTCTTTAGATGAGGTGTCTCTCCCACTCACACACTGGGGTTCACTCTGAAGTTCCAAGAGTTGGTTACCAGCATGCCCGTCTCAGGGTCTTTGTGTTTGCCCTTCTCTCATGTTTGTACAGCCAGCTCCCCACTGTATTCAGGTCCCTGCTCAGTGTCACTCAGAGGCTTTCCTTGAACCAGAAGTAAACTAAACTGTTTCTGTcactttccatctttttggcaCTTACTGTGAATTAGCTGCCTCCCCCACTAAAATGTGAGGTTCACTGCCATCCCCAGCTCTAAGAACAGTATCTTGTGCATAATGggaatttagcaaatatttagtGAAGGAAGTCTTCAAGTCCTGACCCATTGGGTATTTGTAAGAAAGCCATGTTTCTGTTTGTCTGCAGGCCCGTGGAGCCCGAGCTGTCCTGCAGCTGTATCCTGAGAACTCGGAGCAGGTGAGCCCCTCTTCTACTTAGAGATGCAGGGAATAGGAGAGGGGTGCCCAGAACAGGTGACTATCCCGCTCTTCACTCACCTGCCATCCTGTTTATGGGAAGTGATGGGACGAGGAGCTTTAGGCTGATTGATGGGAAAACGAGGGAGTGAGCAACTGAGATTGCACCAGTGATCTCTGATGGAAGAGGCTGGAcactgtgggggtggggcaggatggTTTTTTTCCTCTTGAAAAGGAAGATGGTATTATTGATAATACTGATTTCTATAACCATGTGAATAAGTGGGGAGTGAGGGGATGGAGGACATTGACATTTGTCCTCTGATGGATGGTGAATGAGGAAGTGCAGACTTGGAAAGACAAGGGGTCACTGGCAAGCCCAGATGAGACTGGGTCCCACTTGATGACCCTTCATGTCATTTGAGTGGGGAGATGGGTCCCTGGCTAGAAGGTGAGAATTAGGAGAGATGCTTTGCTCTGTAATCCCCTGAGGGAAGTGTCCGCCAGGACTGGCTCTAGCCTGCATTTCCTTTTCCTGACTTTTTTTGGGACTCAGAATTGGCAGgaatcagagagagaaagcctttAATTCTCGCAGGCTAGGTCCATCCTGGGACTGGCCTGGCTTCTTCCCAGGAGCAGAAGTGACGCTGTCTGCTCCTCCAGCTTTCCCTGCCTGACTCTGTCTTTCTCTCAGCTGGAGCTGATCACAGCCCAGGCCACAAAGGCTGGCTTCACCGGTGGTGTGGTGGTAGACTACCCCAACAGTGCCAGAGCAAAGAAGTGAGTGCTGGGGTTGGGGGGACAGGGCACTACCCGGACTGGAGGAGGGAGGATAGCCGTATATCCCTTTCAAGCCACTGAGTGGTGCTGGGATGGGTGATCAAGCCCCAGGCAGGCAAGAGGCCCATGCTTTCTACTCCTGTTCATGAGAGGGAGGCAGGGATGACGGGACTCTCCCTGCAAAGCTTTATGAGCCCAGCTCTCACTCTGCACCTTCTTGTTTCAGGTTCTATCTCTGCTTGTTTTCTGGGCCTTCAAGCATTCTGCCTAAGGTGAGCACCCCTGGGTTTACAGGCACAGGTCTCTTGGACTCTAGACTCCATGGCTTGAGAACATGGCCATAAAGCAGGCCAAAGCCCCAGAGTACAAAGCTTGGCTGGCCCAAATCCTCTGGAATCAGAGGCAGGATCTCTGCTCCCCAGGTCCCAGAAAAGAGTTTTTGGTTCCTTCCTATGGGGCTGGGCCTCGGACCTGCTGAAAGGAGTTCTGGCCTGGGTGCCTAACCCTTTGGGGATGGGCCAGGTGGATTGAGAGATCTCTAGGGTGGTCTAAGATCACTTTGGTTTCTGCAGGGGCTGAACGAGTGTACGGATGGAGGCAAGGAGAGGGAGTCCACGTTCACTAACGAAAGGTAAAGCAATTGCTTAGCCCTGCCTGAGGGCCAGGGGGTCACTGCTGCCATGTTTATTAGACATGGCAGAGGGAAAGTGGAGGCAACAGGACGACTCCCATTTCTCTCTGCTTTGGTCCAGGTCTCCCTGGTCAGATGCAGCAGTGACACCAAGATGGCATTAGAATGAGAGTCCTCCTTTGGACTATGCCTGTTCCTCCCTCAGGGCTTAGGGGGCTGAGACCCTTCTTGATTTCTGGGCAGccatgtctcttttttttttttttttttttgtatgctgcctggtggggtcacatttcattctttggctTCGTTTTTAAGTCTGCACATGACTCCTTCCATCCCTCCTTGCTTGGCAAGCTCTCCTTGTTCTCCCCTGAGGCTGCCCTCCTCCACCTGCATGTTGAACCCCCATCTCCTCCGGGCTCTGGTGGTGGCGGCGGCTCTCCCTGTCCTCTCCTGAAGCCTCGTCTTGACTCTCTTTTGCCGTTGTTGTTGGCACACAGATATCCTGCACCATTtctcctgtttttaaaataaaaccctcCCTTAACCCATAATAACTCCTGATTATCTGCTCCCCTTGATAGCAAAACCCCTTGTCCTTGTGCCTCTTGCTTCCTCTCCTACATTCTCTCAATCCACTTTTTTGGACTTTTGTTTCTATTATGTCACAAATTGCTCTTGtcaagatcaccagcagcctctGTCTTGTCActtcttgatctttttttttcttttctgttcctaaCTTGCCAGCTCAGTGAGATCCGACAGCCAAACACTCTCTTCCTGAAATGCATTTTTCACTTGGCCTTCAGGATGCCACATCCACTGTCCTGGTATCCACAGCACCACTGGCCATCCCTTCTCAGTCTGCTCTGCTGGCTCCTTCTCTGGTGCTCTGGGACCCTGCCTGGATCCTTTCTCTGTAAATACCACTGTATAAATGCCACTATAAATCCCAGCTGTAGGTTCAGAACCCTTAAGTTTATGTATTCAGTCTCAACCCCACCTCTGATTTTCATACTGCCTCCTCCATATCTCCACCTGGCTTCCCACAGACATCAAAAAACACAGCGCTAGGTCTTCACCCCACACATTTCCTCTCCTGTTTCTTAACTCTTTTCAGTCATTTCAGTCTTTTCTTACATCTTTTCCAGCCCCTCCGCAAGTTCTGTCCTTCCTGGTGTACTCCAATTCTGACCTTTTCTCTGTGATCCCCTAGTTCAAGCTCCTCCCAGCTCTTGCCTGGATTACTGAATAGCCACCTAACTTGGCTCCCTGCTTTCAGTCTTtgcctttttcagtttattttttgcACAGCAGCAAGACTGATCTTTTTCTTAAATGCATATGTCATTCCTCTGTTCAGTATTTTCAGTAATTTTCCctgacctttctttctttctcttaacaCCCTTCACCCCTCCAAATCACAGAACACAAATGTGGTGTGGGGACTGGAATTTTATATCACTGGCATTGAAAATAATATGTTAACATTGGTtctaaatatctgttgaatgaatagtAAATTATAAGGTAGTGAATGAGCTGGTTATTTCTTAGTTCTGGTTGATGTGAGTTAAAAGTCTTAAGACATTTAAGGGGAAAAGATGGACTGGGCAGAGAAGGAATGACTGAAGGCCGTGAGTATGTGCCTCACGTCCACCACAGATTTATGCTGTCTAACCCCTTGGCCTCCTGGGCACTCTTAGCTTCCCCAGCCCCTTTCCCTTGGGGGTTTGGGGCTGTCTTATATGTCTCTGCATTAAAGTGACCATCACTTGTTGCCCCCTCTTACTCCCAGTGAATTATCCCATCTGTTGTACAGAGGAAGTTCAGTAACTTCCCTCCATTCATCTTAGGATCCCTTTTGTCCTCACACCAGTGTCTTCAGATGGCATGTCCTAACTGTAAGCTTGGGTAAGTTATAacctgagcacctactgtgcatCTCTGTAGAAAGGGGGAGAGTATCGCCCACTTTGGCAGTGGGTTGAGGTGTGGGGAGCACGTGTGTGGAGGACTCAGCACGGTGTCCTCCTTACCCTGGGCTGGTGTGCAGGGCTCTGCTCCCCCGCTgatggctggagggaagaggaGGCGCCTGTTGCCTGTAGGAAACAGAATTGGGCTTCTGTCTCATCACATTCAGGCCATTTTGAAATAACTGTGTGAATGTTAaacaggtttttttcttttaaatcttcacCTGATTTATCTCTAATCTATGTCCCCCCCATCTGCTTTGTTTCATCTGTGCATTCCTTAATCCTTGCCACCCGGCCTCTCTGCCATTCCCCTCAACTGCTCTTTTGAAAGCCAAGGATTTTCCTGATTCACTTCTTTGAAGATTCTTTGAAGAATCATCCTCAGTCCCCCACTCTGGCTTTTGCCACTGGTGGTCACTGCTTCTCTCTCAGCACCTGATTTTGGGGTATTCCCTGTTTTCACTGCTTCCCTTATTTCCCCCAATAACCCTTCTTACCGTTGTTCCTTCTTTGGCTCAAATTTTTCCCCTCTTCACTCCTCTGCCCCCAGTTTTCGCTTCTCGATTCCCCAGGATTAATCCTGCTCTCCAGCTCCATCCAGGCTTGCAGTTGCCTCTTACTTTTCACCTGGctccttcctcccacccccactttcTCTGAACCGTCAGCAAGGTCTGCTAAAATCTAGATCTTGTCATGTCATTCTTTTTGGTGTAAAACATTTGCTGACTCCCCACTGTTTGCTAAAGGGAGAGCAGATTGCTTGCTGGCCCTCAGTCCTCCATGCACTGGCTGGCACACGGCTCTGGCCTCAGTCCTGCCCGCCGCCTCCTGTCCCCATGACTCCAGGTAAATGAGACTGCTTTATTGTGCCCTGCCCTTCCCCTCAGTCCATTCATGTTCACATATTTGTTCTTGCCTCATTTTCACATATTGCTTCTTGCTGGGAATGCTGTCTTCCCCCTCTGCCTGTGCACATACCAGCTTACCTCTGAGGCCcacttgcttttcctttcctttgcacCGCCACAACACCTCTGTGGCCTCGTGTGCTCACTTTGTTGTCTGTAGTCTCTGTCCCTGTCCATTCACGGCTCTTCAAGAGCAAGACTGGTTCATAAAGACTGGGCCATCTGTGGGCCATGCATGCTCAGGGAGCAGTTGTTCTCAGATGCCAGGCAACCAGTGAAGTTAGGATTTATGCTGGAAGCTGTTCAGTCCCAACTGCTAGGTGGGGATCTGGTTTGGGGGCCTCAAGCCCCCCATTCACAGGCCCTCTTTCCCATGGAGCTGTGGGAAGGTCCTTTTCCTCCTCAGCCAGGGTAGAGGGCCAAGATCAGCCCTCGAGGACCATCGTCAGTGTTGCCATGAGCTGGGCAGCCTTGTTTTCCTACCTCAGACATTTGTTGTTGCTGGGAAGCCCCCAGTCAATCTCTGCCAGGCCAACCCAGAGCCTGATGGTGGCCTTAAGTGGCAGCCCTGGGCCTGGGGCTTCTGGCTTTCCTTGGGTACTCTCAGGCTCTCTTGTGCACCATCCTGGCCTGGGTTACCCCAAAAGTAGCTTTTCCTCTACCGACTTCATAGGCAAGGAGTGTGCATACCCCACAGGTGGTCAGCTCCCACAAAGATGCCTGCAAGGGAGTGGGGCCTCTCACCTCCAGCCTACCTAGCAGATGTTGGGGGAAGTGTTTAGAAGTGGGGATCTCTGTTGCAGAAAGGATGATGAAACATTTGAAAGAGGgggatctgggtatctgaggcCCTCTGACTCACCATTTTCCCCTGGCTAGATGAACTCACATGCCATCCGGGCAGCTCTGTCCATCAGCTCACAGTACACATCTCTTGCACAGGGTTCCATACAAGATTGCGAGGCGCGGGGTGGTGAGAAAGAGCCGTGACTGGGTCCTGGAGAAGAAGGAGCGCCGCCGACGTCAGGGCAAGTGAGTACCTTACCAGGGTTAGAATCCAAGGAGTGAGTGTTTTCGCTGAGGGCTCACATGTGTCTGAAATAGGTCCCAGGTGATCCCCTTTTATTCTGAGACTGTTCTTTCTTTGGTACAGGGAAGTCAGGCCTGATACCCAATACACCGGCCGCAAGCGCAGGCCCCGGTTCTGAGGTGTAGCTGTATCCATGGGACAGCCCTGGGTCCACACACTTGCAAACTGCTGTCCAGCCCAGGCGTTCCCCTCCGGGAAGTTTTTCATATTGAAGTGCCTGCTTCGTTGTTGACAGAATAGTGTTTGCGAAAAGTTCTAAAAAGTTCTGAAAGGATTCTCTTCATTGAAGAAAGTTCTGAGAGCACCTTATTTTGTTCTAAAAGCAATAAACTACTTTCTTGTGAAGTTTTTCGCCATTTTCTAGCGCTACTGCCCTAAAGAAATTTCTTGAGTTCCTCTGTTGGAGGGAGAATCCAGTGATTCACCAGGCGGATATCAGGTGTAAAGGACTTAAATGTATGgaagtgttatttttatttgtaagaaaCACAGATAATGCCTTTTGTTCAGGGAGGATTATGTTGAGGAGAATCAGTTGGAAAGTATGGTCAGGATAAAGCATGGTGTGACACTGTGCCTGACGCTGCTGGGCTGTCCTGGACCATGCTTTCCTGCATCATCAGCTGTTGACCAGTTCAGCTCTTGACTACTTCTGTGCCAGGGGCCTGTCTCCTCTCTACTGGTGGCCAGGACAGGTCCTGCACTGGGCACGGGGGTCTAGTAGGGGAACTGTCTGCTTGAGGGGATCTCATGGTTACCTGCGACTTCTGAGGAAGGTGGTAAGAGGGACTGGACCTGAGGGCACAGGACTTAACAGGCCTCAACACTCAGGGGTAGGGCTGGAGCGACGGAGGGCTGGTTTGCCTGGGATAGAGACCTGGGAGTTCAGGAGGGTACCCTGAGGTTAGAGAAAGGGCACGTGAGATGAATTGGGACAGGGTCCAAGTTCTCAGGTGTCAGACTTGGCCTGATCTCACAGAGTAGGCTGAAGATTAGCCGCTAAATGGTACTTTCCTTATAGGACAGTCAGGCCCGTGAACATCAAAGGCCTTGGGGTAGGGGGAGAGTTGAGGAAGATGGAAATCCTTGGCTTGTCCGTCCCTATCCCCTAAGTGTCACGTACATTCCCACCCCCAGTTCCAAGGCCGTGACACTGGACAGTGAGAAATGGAGAGCAGAGCCCTGGTACAGATCCAAATGTTTATTCTAcataaaaatttcacaaaatggGCAGCTGGTTGTACCAAGACCTTTGGTGAAGGggtggaagagggaaggaaagtcGCTGTTGAAGGCAACACAGCCAGTGGTCATGGTCACTGGGCAggagcagagctcagggtggtgGCAGACAGGGCCCCACCCCCGGCTGCATGCATTTGCATGCACATTCCCTGCCtgtcccagagggaaaaggatcCTGGGGTTGGGCTGTTTCTGACTAGAGAAAGCAGCCCCTGGATGGTGAAGGGGAGGGCAGTACCCCTCCCTGGCTGGCTGCTGAATACTGCGACCAAGATACCTGACACGCACATGGCACATCAATGGGACAGCAAAGGCAGGATGTGACTGCAGGCCTGAAGTGACATCTGACCTCCCAGAGCACAAGAGAGCAGGGACCACTGTCCCAAACATGCAACACACAATGGCTTGAGAGCTTAACTGAGGCCTGCCAGGGAGCGTGGCAGGGTGGAGGCCTGACTGGGGCCGCCTCTGCTTCCCTGGCTCTGGAGAGTGGCTGGAGACATACCAGTTGGCCTCTTCCAGAGGGTCACCTGGGGTCAGATCCAGCCTAAAGGGCTAGCTCTTGAGGCTTTTGGAATGTGGGAAGAGAGGATGAGGCCAGGGCTTTGGCCAAGAGAGCCGAAGACCTGTTGGGCTGTGCCCTTGGGTAGGGAAGGAGCCTGGTCTCGACGTGGCTAGAAACTATAACCCTGAGCCTCCCTGGCAGTGACTGCTATCCCTCAGGGCCACCCCTCCCCTAACCTGAAAAGCAGCACCATGTGGCCACCTGGTCCCCACCCCTCAGGGGGCTCACTTGGGAGCACAGCTGAGGAGGccagagccagggccagggaCAAGTCAGTTGGAGGCAAGATTGGGGTCAGAAGGAGTGCCTTGATTCCAGGAGAGGGTAGCTCTGGGCCCGAGTGGAATGAGTGAAGGTGAGGGACAGGCTGCATATACTCCCCTGGGCAGCCCTGCCTGGTAAGGCTGAGGGCCTGGGCCAGACTCTGTCCCTCGCCGACCCATCCCAACCCCACCGGCTCTTTCCCAGACTGGCTCCCTTCTGCCTCTCTGTACAGACACACACTGGGACAAAGATCATGCAGACAGCCTGGCTcaagggcagggctggggtgaaGGGTCCTGAGGCCAAGAAGGAGCaatgggggttggggtgggagggTGCTGCAAgccagagctggggtggggaaggCCACCTGGCcaggcggcagcagcagcagcccggGAGCCTCCTGGGGTGGACCGTCCAGAGCAGAGTGGCAGGTGGGGCAGTTTCTATCCAAAGATGCCTCCGAAGGTGGAGGCGATGACAATGCCCAGGACCACGCAGCAGATGATTATCATGATCTTCTTCTGTGGGGGGGAGGGCGGTGGTGAAACAAGGGTGGCCTCAGagcaggcagggtgggggtggctgcAGGGGGCTATAATGAGGGCTGATGGCTGGACAGGCTGGGGGCTCTAACTGGGGCAGAGGTGACAGCAGTCTTGAAGAAAGGGCTTGGGATCAGAGCTCTG includes:
- the BUD23 gene encoding 18S rRNA (guanine-N(7))-methyltransferase isoform X2, with product MACRGRRPEHSGPPELFYNKNEAGKYVRNSRMIEVQTKMAERALELLSLPEGQPCYLLDIGCGSGLSGDYLSDEGHYWVGIDISPDMLDAALDRDTEGDLLLGDMGQGVPFKPGSFDGCISISAVQWLCNANKKSDIPAKRLYCFFSSLYSVLARGARAVLQLYPENSEQLELITAQATKAGFTGGVVVDYPNSARAKKFYLCLFSGPSSILPKGLNECTDGGKERESTFTNERVPYKIARRGVVRKSRDWVLEKKERRRRQGKEVRPDTQYTGRKRRPRF
- the BUD23 gene encoding 18S rRNA (guanine-N(7))-methyltransferase isoform X1; translated protein: MQTESGRRIEFGVVGRRGCLGRTHPLDLLAETTLSKPPNPLWVSVTSSLKRGSRMIEVQTKMAERALELLSLPEGQPCYLLDIGCGSGLSGDYLSDEGHYWVGIDISPDMLDAALDRDTEGDLLLGDMGQGVPFKPGSFDGCISISAVQWLCNANKKSDIPAKRLYCFFSSLYSVLARGARAVLQLYPENSEQLELITAQATKAGFTGGVVVDYPNSARAKKFYLCLFSGPSSILPKGLNECTDGGKERESTFTNERVPYKIARRGVVRKSRDWVLEKKERRRRQGKEVRPDTQYTGRKRRPRF